A stretch of the uncultured Bacteroides sp. genome encodes the following:
- a CDS encoding flavodoxin domain-containing protein, with protein MKTAIIYLSKYGTTKKVAGMIGARLIEDEVTMVDLSENKSPDLSFYDRIIVGSSVYTGTAKKKFKEFLIVNHVSLFAVREIGLFLCGMEPDSVKQQEEMDRSFPEELLRHSKVRGFMGGELILEKMNFIDRLIVKKLMKTTASVYNINEQAIDLFVEKMQS; from the coding sequence ATGAAAACGGCTATTATCTATCTTTCGAAATACGGTACTACAAAAAAGGTTGCCGGGATGATAGGGGCTCGTTTGATTGAGGATGAGGTCACAATGGTTGATTTAAGTGAAAATAAATCGCCGGACCTCTCTTTTTACGACCGTATTATTGTGGGAAGTTCTGTTTATACAGGTACTGCGAAGAAAAAGTTTAAGGAGTTTCTTATAGTTAATCATGTTTCCTTGTTCGCTGTCAGAGAAATCGGTCTTTTCCTTTGTGGAATGGAGCCCGATTCTGTGAAACAGCAAGAGGAGATGGATCGTTCTTTTCCCGAGGAGTTGCTTCGTCACTCTAAAGTCAGAGGGTTTATGGGAGGAGAACTTATTCTTGAAAAGATGAATTTCATTGACCGATTGATAGTAAAAAAGCTGATGAAGACTACTGCCTCTGTTTATAATATTAATGAACAGGCAATTGATCTTTTCGTGGAGAAGATGCAAAGCTGA
- a CDS encoding ribonuclease HII — MLLPYLNKDLIEAGCDEAGRGCLAGSVFAAAVILPVDFHNELLNDSKQLTEKQRYALREVVEKEAIAWAVGIVTPEEIDKINILNASILAMHRAVDQLTVIPQHLIIDGNRFKKYNEIPHTTVVKGDGKYLSIAAASILAKTYRDDYMNRLHQEFPVYDWDHNKGYPTKKHRAGIVQHGTTPYHRMTFNLLGDGQLSLDF; from the coding sequence ATGTTATTACCCTACTTAAATAAAGACCTGATAGAAGCCGGATGCGATGAGGCCGGACGCGGTTGCCTGGCAGGATCTGTCTTTGCAGCAGCCGTAATTCTTCCTGTAGATTTCCATAATGAACTGTTGAACGACTCCAAACAACTCACTGAAAAGCAGCGCTATGCCCTTCGTGAAGTGGTTGAAAAGGAAGCGATAGCTTGGGCGGTGGGTATTGTTACTCCCGAAGAAATTGATAAAATCAATATTCTTAACGCCTCTATCCTCGCCATGCACCGTGCGGTAGACCAACTAACCGTTATACCTCAACATCTTATTATTGACGGAAACAGATTTAAGAAGTATAACGAGATTCCTCATACCACCGTTGTAAAAGGGGATGGTAAATACCTGTCCATTGCAGCTGCATCCATCCTGGCGAAGACCTACAGGGACGATTATATGAACCGCCTGCATCAAGAGTTTCCGGTGTACGATTGGGATCACAACAAAGGCTACCCCACAAAGAAACACCGCGCGGGAATTGTTCAACACGGCACCACTCCCTATCACCGCATGACTTTTAATCTGCTTGGCGACGGACAACTCTCGCTTGATTTCTAG
- the gpmI gene encoding 2,3-bisphosphoglycerate-independent phosphoglycerate mutase, which translates to MSKKALLMILDGWGIGNQSNADVIFNTPTPYWDYLVKTYPNSRLEASGENVGLPDGQMGNSEVGHLNIGAGRVVYQDLVKINKACRENTIMQNPEVVAAFTYAKENGKSVHLMGLTSDGGVHSSLDHLFKLTEIAKEYAIENTFIHCFMDGRDTDPRSGKGFIEQLDAQCKKTTAKIATIIGRYYAMDRDKRWERVKEAYDLLVNATGKKADCMVSAMQESYDADVTDEFIKPIVNAGVDGRIKEGDVVIFFNYRNDRAKELTAVLTQQDMPEAGMKTVPGLQYYCMTPYDSSFKGVHILFDKDNVQNTLGEYLSSQKKTQLHIAETEKYAHVTFFFNGGRETPFEGEERVLINSPKVATYDLKPEMSAYEVKDALVAEINKNKFDFIVVNYANGDMVGHTGVYEAIQKAVTAVDNCVKETIEAAKANGYEAIIIADHGNADNAVNEDGSANTAHSLNPVPCIYVTENKDAQVSDGRLADIAPTILNIIGLEAPKEMTGSVLIK; encoded by the coding sequence ATGAGCAAGAAAGCCCTTTTAATGATTCTTGATGGTTGGGGAATTGGAAACCAATCAAATGCAGATGTTATCTTCAACACTCCCACTCCTTACTGGGATTATTTAGTAAAAACATACCCAAACTCTCGCCTGGAAGCTAGTGGCGAGAACGTTGGATTGCCCGACGGACAGATGGGTAACTCTGAAGTGGGTCACTTAAATATTGGTGCAGGACGCGTTGTTTACCAGGATTTGGTGAAAATCAACAAGGCTTGCCGTGAAAATACAATTATGCAGAATCCTGAAGTGGTTGCTGCTTTTACTTATGCAAAGGAAAATGGTAAGTCTGTTCACCTTATGGGGCTGACTTCAGACGGTGGTGTGCACAGTTCTCTTGATCACCTTTTCAAACTGACTGAAATAGCTAAAGAATATGCTATTGAAAATACATTTATCCACTGTTTCATGGATGGTCGTGATACTGACCCAAGAAGTGGTAAAGGTTTTATTGAACAACTGGATGCTCAATGCAAGAAAACTACAGCTAAGATTGCTACAATCATTGGCCGTTATTATGCAATGGACCGCGACAAACGTTGGGAACGTGTGAAAGAGGCTTATGATTTGTTGGTTAACGCAACAGGTAAGAAAGCTGATTGCATGGTTTCTGCTATGCAGGAGTCTTACGATGCTGACGTTACTGACGAGTTCATCAAACCAATTGTTAATGCTGGTGTAGATGGAAGAATCAAGGAAGGTGATGTAGTTATCTTCTTCAACTACCGTAATGACCGTGCTAAGGAACTTACTGCAGTGCTTACTCAGCAGGATATGCCTGAAGCTGGAATGAAGACTGTACCAGGATTGCAATATTATTGTATGACTCCTTATGATTCTTCTTTCAAGGGTGTTCATATCTTGTTCGACAAGGATAATGTTCAGAATACTTTGGGTGAATATCTTTCTTCTCAGAAAAAGACTCAGCTTCACATTGCTGAAACAGAAAAATATGCTCACGTTACTTTCTTCTTTAATGGTGGACGCGAAACTCCGTTTGAAGGTGAAGAGCGTGTATTGATTAACTCTCCGAAAGTGGCTACTTATGACTTGAAACCAGAAATGAGCGCTTACGAGGTGAAAGATGCTTTGGTTGCTGAAATCAACAAGAATAAATTCGATTTTATTGTAGTTAACTACGCTAACGGTGATATGGTAGGTCACACTGGTGTTTACGAAGCTATCCAGAAAGCTGTTACTGCTGTAGATAATTGTGTGAAAGAAACTATTGAAGCTGCTAAGGCTAACGGTTACGAAGCAATTATCATTGCCGACCACGGTAATGCTGACAACGCTGTAAACGAAGACGGTTCTGCTAATACTGCTCACTCTTTGAATCCTGTTCCATGTATCTACGTTACAGAAAACAAAGATGCGCAAGTATCTGATGGTCGTTTGGCTGATATTGCTCCAACTATCCTGAATATCATTGGATTGGAAGCACCAAAAGAAATGACTGGTAGCGTACTTATTAAATAA
- a CDS encoding Eco57I restriction-modification methylase domain-containing protein, giving the protein MKFTSSLKLKLIYVFRINDAEHKDCLKVGEATSDNENIWGLEPNSKALNEAARKRINQYTQTAGIHYELLYTEVSVYSKKGVIQAFSDAEVHNVLIRSGIKRKTFDTQNKANEWFVTDLETVKNAIAAVKAGKDALTTDQISQDLSPIVFRPEQQEAIIKTKKQFKKSNEMLWFAKMRFGKTLSALQVIKDMNFTRTLILTHRPVVDAGWFEDFRKIFYDRSDFAYGSRNNGNTFKVHEIQCKKNGCKYVYFASMQDLRGSELVGGNFDKNNEIFATPWDFIIVDEAHEGTKTELGIAVMKELVKSNTKVLRLSGTPFNLLDDYKEDEIYTWDYVMEQRAKADWDKIHFGDPNPYAALPKLNIFTYDLGKLLSQFVDEEVAFNFHEFFRVDSDNQFIHKHDVCSFLDLITKTDHESNYPYSTEEYRNNFRHSLWMVPGVKEARALSTLLQQHKVFSQFRIVNVAGDGDEEEVNSEALTKVNEAIGENPHETYTITLSCGRLTTGVSVKAWTAVFMLSGSFNTSASGYMQTIFRVQTPATINGRVKEECFVFDFAPDRTLKVIAETAKISAKVGKTSSDDRNTMGEFLNFCPIIAVHGSHMNAYDVNGMLEQLKKVYVERVVRNGFEDSYLYNNDSLMKLDNVELNEFDGLKKIIGSTKAMPKSGDIDINKQGFSNEEYEALEDAEKKSRKKEELTEEQKRLLKERDEKRKNRDSAVSILRGISIRMPLLIYGADVKNEEQEITIDNFSELIDPQSWEEFMPKGVTKQLFNSFKKYYEPDVFRAAGKRVRAMARAADSLTVEERIGRISAIFGTFRNPDKETVLTPWRVVNMHLGDCLGGYVFYDEQLENTTEQPRYVEQGNVTKDVFSSDARILEINSKSGLYPLYMAYSIYRTRLAADDPMGLYPSPTIEQRHAVWDKVVVENIFVICKTPMAKSITLRTLVGFRKAKVNTHYFEDLVNQITNKPAQFIEKVQKGKTYWKSNNNDNMKFNAIVGNPPYQAMDGGSKASAIPVYQYFVEIAKRLQPDFSSMIMPAKWYNGGRGLDDFRKSMLNDDRIKKIVDFVDSNDCFVGVDIAGGICYFLWDKAYSGKCSVVTYSNGKRRKNERYLNEHKTFFRNHEAISIIEKITKDKESSFLASLVSSQKPFGLRTYVKPKDTGDLILRYSGGKGFFDKTDVISGKEWIDKWKVITSYLTYDHAGRADKEGKKRIISTLEVLKPNEICTETYIVVCTFDNEIEANNLYSYMKTKFVRFLISELTSTQHLSKDKFKFVPIQDFTSSSDIDWSKPVSDIDCQLYSKYGLSEEEIIFIESMIKPME; this is encoded by the coding sequence ATGAAATTCACTTCGTCGCTAAAACTCAAGCTAATTTATGTGTTCCGTATCAACGATGCCGAGCATAAAGATTGCCTAAAAGTAGGTGAGGCAACCTCCGACAATGAAAATATCTGGGGGCTTGAACCAAACAGTAAAGCGCTTAACGAAGCCGCACGTAAGCGTATCAATCAATACACGCAAACAGCTGGTATTCATTATGAATTGCTCTATACCGAAGTTTCGGTTTATTCAAAAAAAGGAGTTATTCAAGCTTTTTCAGACGCCGAAGTTCACAATGTCCTTATCCGTTCGGGTATTAAACGAAAAACTTTCGATACTCAAAATAAGGCCAATGAGTGGTTTGTTACCGATCTTGAAACAGTGAAAAATGCCATTGCAGCAGTTAAAGCAGGAAAAGATGCCCTCACTACCGACCAAATAAGCCAGGATCTCAGTCCTATTGTTTTCCGTCCCGAACAGCAGGAGGCCATTATCAAAACAAAAAAGCAATTCAAAAAAAGTAACGAAATGCTTTGGTTTGCCAAAATGCGTTTTGGTAAAACACTTTCGGCGCTTCAGGTAATTAAGGATATGAATTTTACTCGAACACTTATTCTAACTCACCGGCCTGTGGTAGATGCCGGTTGGTTTGAAGATTTTCGTAAAATATTCTACGACCGTTCTGACTTTGCTTATGGTTCAAGAAATAATGGAAATACCTTTAAGGTACATGAAATTCAATGCAAAAAAAACGGATGCAAATATGTTTACTTTGCTTCAATGCAAGATCTTCGAGGTTCTGAACTGGTAGGTGGTAATTTCGACAAAAACAATGAAATCTTTGCCACGCCTTGGGATTTTATCATTGTGGACGAAGCTCACGAAGGTACAAAAACAGAATTGGGTATAGCCGTAATGAAAGAGCTGGTAAAATCCAATACCAAAGTATTACGTTTGTCGGGTACACCGTTTAATTTGCTTGACGATTACAAGGAGGATGAAATCTATACTTGGGACTATGTAATGGAACAACGAGCTAAAGCCGATTGGGACAAAATTCATTTTGGTGATCCTAATCCGTATGCAGCACTTCCAAAGCTAAATATATTTACTTATGATTTGGGCAAATTGCTTAGTCAGTTTGTTGATGAAGAGGTGGCTTTCAATTTCCATGAATTTTTCCGTGTTGATTCTGATAATCAGTTTATTCACAAACATGACGTGTGCTCGTTTCTCGACCTTATTACAAAAACTGACCACGAAAGTAACTATCCTTATTCCACTGAAGAGTACAGGAACAATTTCCGTCATTCTCTTTGGATGGTGCCCGGTGTAAAAGAAGCACGTGCACTAAGTACATTACTCCAGCAGCACAAAGTTTTTTCGCAATTCAGAATTGTGAATGTAGCAGGCGATGGCGACGAAGAAGAAGTAAACTCAGAAGCATTGACCAAGGTAAATGAGGCCATCGGCGAAAATCCACATGAAACCTATACCATTACGCTTTCGTGTGGCCGACTTACCACGGGTGTATCGGTAAAAGCATGGACAGCCGTATTTATGCTTTCAGGTTCCTTCAATACTTCGGCTTCGGGTTATATGCAAACTATTTTCCGTGTACAAACGCCTGCCACCATCAATGGACGAGTCAAAGAAGAATGTTTTGTGTTCGACTTTGCGCCCGACCGTACATTGAAAGTAATAGCCGAAACCGCTAAAATATCGGCTAAAGTGGGGAAAACTTCGAGTGATGATCGTAACACAATGGGCGAATTCCTAAATTTCTGCCCCATTATTGCTGTACATGGTTCGCATATGAACGCATACGATGTTAACGGTATGCTCGAACAACTCAAAAAAGTTTATGTTGAACGTGTAGTACGCAATGGTTTTGAGGATAGCTATCTCTACAACAATGACTCGTTAATGAAGCTCGATAACGTTGAATTGAATGAGTTTGATGGACTTAAAAAGATTATTGGCAGCACCAAAGCCATGCCCAAAAGTGGTGATATTGATATAAATAAGCAGGGTTTTAGCAACGAAGAATATGAAGCGCTTGAAGATGCAGAAAAGAAAAGTCGCAAAAAAGAAGAGCTCACCGAAGAGCAAAAGCGCCTGCTGAAAGAGAGAGATGAAAAACGAAAAAATCGCGATAGTGCGGTGTCTATTCTGCGGGGCATTTCCATACGTATGCCACTGCTTATATACGGTGCTGATGTGAAAAACGAGGAACAAGAAATTACTATCGACAATTTTTCAGAGTTAATTGATCCGCAATCGTGGGAAGAGTTTATGCCTAAAGGCGTTACCAAACAACTTTTCAACAGTTTTAAAAAATACTACGAACCCGATGTGTTTCGTGCTGCCGGGAAACGCGTTCGTGCAATGGCTCGGGCTGCTGATAGCCTAACGGTGGAAGAACGTATTGGACGTATTTCTGCAATATTTGGCACATTCCGTAACCCCGACAAAGAAACGGTTCTTACTCCCTGGCGTGTGGTAAATATGCACCTTGGCGACTGTTTAGGTGGCTATGTGTTTTATGATGAACAGCTTGAAAATACAACTGAGCAGCCCCGATACGTGGAACAAGGCAATGTAACCAAAGATGTTTTTTCTTCCGATGCTCGCATACTTGAAATCAATTCAAAGTCGGGCCTTTATCCGCTTTATATGGCTTACAGTATATACCGAACACGCCTTGCTGCCGACGACCCAATGGGATTATATCCTAGCCCTACAATAGAACAGCGACATGCTGTGTGGGATAAAGTGGTAGTCGAAAATATCTTTGTGATTTGCAAAACTCCGATGGCTAAAAGCATTACTCTCCGTACATTGGTGGGATTTCGTAAGGCAAAAGTGAATACACACTATTTCGAAGATCTTGTTAATCAAATTACTAACAAACCTGCACAGTTTATCGAAAAAGTGCAAAAAGGAAAAACTTATTGGAAATCAAACAACAATGACAATATGAAATTCAATGCAATAGTAGGAAATCCGCCTTATCAGGCGATGGACGGAGGAAGCAAGGCAAGTGCAATTCCTGTATATCAGTATTTTGTTGAAATTGCGAAACGACTTCAACCTGATTTTTCTTCTATGATTATGCCGGCAAAATGGTATAATGGTGGTAGGGGGTTAGATGATTTTCGCAAATCGATGCTAAACGATGACAGAATAAAAAAAATTGTAGACTTTGTGGACTCTAATGATTGTTTTGTGGGCGTTGACATAGCTGGTGGAATTTGTTATTTTTTATGGGATAAGGCATATTCAGGAAAATGTTCTGTTGTAACATATAGTAATGGAAAGCGAAGAAAAAATGAGAGGTACTTAAATGAACATAAAACTTTTTTTCGTAATCATGAGGCAATTTCAATTATTGAAAAGATCACGAAGGATAAAGAATCAAGTTTTTTAGCGTCTCTCGTAAGTTCACAAAAACCATTTGGTCTTAGAACCTATGTAAAACCGAAAGATACTGGGGATTTAATTCTGAGATATAGCGGAGGTAAAGGCTTTTTTGACAAAACCGATGTCATTTCAGGAAAAGAATGGATTGACAAATGGAAAGTAATAACTTCATATCTGACTTATGATCATGCTGGCAGAGCAGATAAAGAAGGGAAGAAGCGCATTATCTCCACTTTAGAAGTATTAAAACCGAATGAAATATGTACAGAAACTTATATAGTAGTTTGTACTTTCGACAATGAAATAGAAGCAAACAATCTTTATTCATATATGAAAACTAAGTTTGTTCGATTTCTTATCAGTGAATTAACATCAACGCAACACTTGTCAAAAGACAAATTTAAATTTGTTCCCATTCAAGACTTCACTTCATCCTCGGATATAGATTGGAGTAAACCTGTATCCGATATTGACTGCCAATTATATTCAAAATACGGTCTCTCGGAGGAAGAAATTATCTTTATAGAAAGTATGATAAAACCAATGGAGTAA
- a CDS encoding restriction endonuclease subunit M, whose product MSNEVDILENDIREQYPDVLEILLRDHTTQKNIFWATDNYQDLGNGYEYNSPILPELITGEYGKTIMPRVKKSKDLQQTRVRDMAEVFTPSWICNAQNNLIDNAWFGLKNIFNTEIINKDGSHSWKINPKRITFPDGKTWKHYVRDTRLEMTCGEAPYITSRYDTTTGEYIPLENRIGLLDRKLRVINENVETTSEWLDAAQTVYKNTYAFEWQGDSLLLAREAMLYTFIENFIHKFDKPPLLRSIQYIAYIISWNVWQMDGLKGVVPNSCVDKVSAQLELFDEQEKKTCEGCLKDNILQHNGIYCLIKDWSNKDQETNKKGRKIRFIDLIRK is encoded by the coding sequence ATGTCTAATGAAGTTGACATATTAGAAAACGATATACGAGAGCAGTACCCGGATGTATTGGAAATACTTTTGCGTGATCATACAACGCAAAAAAATATATTCTGGGCTACGGATAACTATCAGGATTTAGGTAATGGATACGAATATAATTCTCCAATTTTACCCGAACTAATTACTGGGGAATATGGAAAAACTATAATGCCACGTGTGAAAAAAAGCAAAGACCTCCAACAAACGCGCGTACGGGATATGGCTGAGGTATTTACTCCTTCGTGGATTTGTAATGCACAAAACAATCTGATTGATAATGCCTGGTTTGGTCTTAAAAATATATTTAATACAGAAATTATAAATAAGGATGGTTCGCACTCTTGGAAAATTAATCCAAAAAGAATAACGTTTCCGGATGGTAAAACCTGGAAACACTATGTTCGCGATACGCGCCTTGAAATGACTTGTGGTGAAGCTCCTTATATTACAAGCCGTTACGATACCACAACCGGTGAATATATTCCACTTGAAAATCGCATTGGGCTTCTCGACCGCAAACTTCGTGTAATTAACGAAAATGTTGAAACTACAAGCGAATGGCTCGATGCTGCGCAAACAGTCTATAAAAACACTTATGCTTTTGAATGGCAGGGCGATAGCCTTCTCCTGGCACGTGAAGCGATGCTTTACACTTTTATTGAGAATTTTATTCATAAATTTGATAAACCACCTTTGCTGAGATCAATTCAATACATTGCTTACATTATTTCCTGGAACGTGTGGCAAATGGATGGACTGAAAGGTGTAGTGCCTAACAGCTGCGTTGATAAAGTAAGTGCCCAATTAGAATTGTTTGATGAGCAAGAAAAAAAAACTTGCGAAGGATGTTTGAAAGACAACATACTCCAACACAATGGCATATATTGCCTTATTAAGGACTGGAGCAATAAAGACCAGGAAACAAACAAAAAAGGGCGCAAAATTAGATTTATAGACCTTATAAGAAAATAA
- a CDS encoding DUF3795 domain-containing protein, with protein sequence MEMPIEINKDLVAFCGLYCGACRKYQKGSCSGCQKNEKATWCKTRTCCLSNGYSSCADCPENVNECKKFTNVVSKLFGFFFNSDRNACIQRIKAVGREEYAREMAEKRAQTIKRR encoded by the coding sequence ATGGAAATGCCGATTGAAATTAATAAGGATTTAGTCGCTTTTTGCGGACTTTATTGTGGAGCTTGCCGGAAATACCAGAAGGGTAGCTGCTCTGGCTGTCAGAAGAATGAAAAGGCAACCTGGTGCAAAACCAGAACCTGCTGCTTATCAAACGGTTATTCTTCCTGTGCTGATTGCCCGGAAAATGTGAACGAATGCAAGAAGTTTACGAATGTTGTGAGTAAGCTGTTTGGCTTCTTCTTTAACTCTGACAGAAATGCTTGCATTCAGAGGATAAAAGCTGTGGGAAGAGAAGAATATGCTCGGGAAATGGCAGAAAAGCGTGCTCAGACAATAAAGAGAAGATAA
- the pelA gene encoding pectate lyase, which produces MKKHLTCIILIMMTVPAFAQQQLSPKEYEYSSREWKKIVRESPDAFFQTDEAKRIADNVLAYQRETGGWPKNIPIHRPLGDELDVVLSDKKKRNDSTTDNDATILEMTYLARLYQQLPEERYKKAFLQGVDFLLSGQYDNGGWPQFWPENHGYQVHITYNDNAMVQTLMVIRDLRNGVAPFDLLVDNAMKARLTKAFDKGIECILNTQIIVKGEPTVWCQQHDYKTLKPTSARSYELASYCSAESASLVRLLMELPNPDKRIKDAVNGAMKWFDAHKLMGIRVERLIDENGKPDTRVVNDNNAESIWARYYDLEQGKPFFCDRDGVPRQTLAEVGHERRNGYSWYNKAPATLYKQYEKWKKKYIFGSAQVVKSKAVENGRIGANKTTTANPNNASHSKLYNAIVSNGESIQAAIEAAPQQPTEPYIILIKNGTYNEKVIIDRPNIILLGEDREKTRLVYAELASKRSIQEYKGQPVGNGVIVLQKGADDCLISGMTIYNNYGSTVEATTAHQMSIYGQATRTIVINCNVWADGNDALSLWGPENGMYYHADINLRCPGVDFLCPRGWCYATRCTFYGDGRALIWHDGRGDYDKKLVITDSHFDSKSPVTLGRYHHDSQFFLLNCTMTNKIIDNPIGYAYSDKVLDTCPWGKRVYMYNIKREGGNFAWMKNNLEEAKGSPKPEEINARWTFGGKWDPEAKIKALWNVLAY; this is translated from the coding sequence ATGAAAAAACATTTAACTTGTATCATTTTAATAATGATGACAGTGCCTGCATTTGCACAGCAACAGCTTAGTCCTAAAGAATATGAATACTCATCAAGAGAGTGGAAAAAAATAGTAAGGGAAAGCCCGGATGCCTTCTTCCAGACAGACGAAGCAAAACGAATTGCTGATAACGTATTGGCGTATCAGCGAGAAACGGGTGGCTGGCCTAAGAATATTCCTATCCATCGTCCGCTTGGCGACGAACTGGATGTTGTGTTAAGCGACAAGAAAAAACGAAATGATTCGACGACAGACAACGACGCTACAATACTTGAAATGACTTATTTAGCCAGACTTTACCAGCAGTTACCGGAGGAACGCTACAAGAAAGCCTTCTTACAAGGTGTGGATTTTTTGCTTAGTGGACAATACGATAATGGAGGTTGGCCACAGTTTTGGCCTGAGAATCATGGATATCAGGTACACATTACTTATAACGACAATGCAATGGTGCAGACTTTAATGGTTATTCGTGACCTGCGCAACGGTGTGGCGCCATTCGATTTATTGGTGGATAATGCAATGAAAGCTCGTTTAACAAAAGCTTTTGATAAAGGCATAGAATGTATACTCAACACACAAATTATTGTAAAGGGTGAACCAACTGTATGGTGTCAGCAGCACGATTACAAGACTTTAAAGCCTACTTCAGCCCGTTCATACGAATTGGCTTCTTATTGTTCGGCTGAAAGTGCTTCTTTGGTGCGCCTGTTGATGGAACTACCCAATCCTGATAAACGGATTAAAGATGCCGTTAACGGAGCGATGAAATGGTTCGATGCACACAAATTGATGGGTATCCGGGTAGAACGTTTAATTGACGAAAACGGCAAGCCTGACACACGTGTAGTGAATGACAATAATGCGGAATCGATATGGGCCCGCTACTATGACTTAGAGCAAGGGAAGCCTTTCTTTTGTGATCGTGATGGTGTGCCCCGCCAAACATTAGCAGAAGTAGGACACGAACGACGAAATGGATACAGTTGGTATAATAAAGCACCGGCAACCCTCTACAAGCAGTATGAAAAATGGAAAAAGAAGTATATATTCGGCTCAGCACAAGTTGTAAAATCCAAAGCTGTAGAAAATGGTAGAATCGGAGCTAATAAAACTACCACTGCCAATCCAAATAATGCTTCCCATTCAAAACTCTATAATGCAATAGTTTCTAATGGAGAAAGTATACAGGCTGCTATTGAAGCTGCTCCTCAACAACCCACTGAGCCTTATATTATTCTGATAAAGAACGGAACATACAATGAAAAAGTTATCATTGACCGACCAAATATCATACTTCTGGGAGAAGATAGGGAAAAGACTCGGTTAGTATATGCCGAACTTGCAAGCAAGCGCTCTATTCAAGAATATAAGGGTCAACCTGTAGGTAATGGAGTAATTGTTCTGCAGAAAGGTGCAGACGATTGTCTCATTAGCGGCATGACTATCTACAACAATTATGGTAGTACAGTCGAAGCAACTACTGCGCATCAGATGTCAATTTATGGACAAGCCACTCGTACAATCGTTATAAACTGCAATGTCTGGGCAGACGGGAATGATGCTTTATCATTATGGGGGCCGGAGAATGGAATGTATTACCATGCCGATATCAATTTAAGATGCCCCGGGGTAGATTTCCTTTGCCCCCGCGGTTGGTGTTATGCCACTCGTTGTACATTCTATGGCGATGGACGAGCTTTAATCTGGCATGACGGACGTGGTGATTATGACAAGAAACTTGTTATAACTGATTCACATTTTGATTCTAAAAGTCCTGTCACCCTTGGCCGTTATCATCACGACTCGCAATTCTTCTTGCTGAATTGTACTATGACCAACAAGATTATTGATAATCCTATTGGGTATGCTTATTCAGACAAGGTACTTGATACATGTCCGTGGGGAAAACGGGTTTATATGTATAATATAAAACGTGAAGGTGGGAACTTTGCATGGATGAAAAACAATCTTGAAGAAGCCAAAGGATCACCCAAACCGGAAGAAATCAATGCCCGTTGGACATTTGGAGGTAAATGGGATCCGGAAGCAAAAATAAAAGCTTTGTGGAATGTTCTTGCATATTAA
- a CDS encoding DUF3109 family protein, giving the protein MIQIDDTIISLDVFKEKFLCNLDACKGECCIEGDAGAPLEESEVEQLKKVLPVIWKDLSPEAQAVIEKQGVCYKDEDGDLVTSIVNGKDCVFTCYDEKGCCYCAIEKAYRDGKVDFYKPVSCHLYPIRVQNYSEFRAVNYHRWSVCKAAVLLGEKEDVPVYKFLKEPLIRKFGEEWYTELEIAAEELKDRGLI; this is encoded by the coding sequence ATGATTCAAATAGACGATACCATCATCAGCCTGGATGTTTTTAAGGAGAAATTCCTGTGCAACCTTGATGCCTGTAAAGGTGAGTGTTGTATAGAGGGGGATGCTGGTGCGCCATTGGAAGAGTCAGAGGTAGAACAACTGAAAAAAGTCCTTCCGGTTATCTGGAAGGACCTTTCTCCTGAGGCTCAGGCTGTAATAGAAAAGCAGGGTGTTTGCTATAAAGACGAGGACGGAGATCTGGTTACTTCCATTGTAAATGGAAAGGATTGTGTCTTTACTTGTTATGATGAGAAAGGATGTTGCTATTGCGCCATCGAAAAGGCTTATCGTGATGGGAAAGTAGACTTTTACAAACCTGTTTCCTGCCATCTTTATCCAATCCGTGTGCAGAACTATTCCGAGTTCAGAGCGGTGAATTATCACCGTTGGAGTGTATGCAAGGCGGCTGTTCTTCTTGGAGAAAAGGAGGATGTGCCGGTTTACAAGTTCCTGAAGGAACCTCTTATCCGTAAATTCGGAGAGGAATGGTACACAGAGCTTGAAATTGCGGCTGAGGAACTGAAGGACAGAGGACTGATCTGA